The Deinococcus sonorensis KR-87 genome includes a window with the following:
- a CDS encoding S8 family serine peptidase: MKNARSLPYALTTLALILAACGQPSTPSVPSATAPQPSTSTPAPVATTDPAEPDAYLVGFRQGGIAALSVNSQAQRVEQAGGQVRAQWGNLAAVAARLTPAQVAKLKADPSVEYVEPDYQRHALGMRSGATDAQAAKGKPAPAPAPTPAPVSTSSTPLWTANGETTWGDTALRVPSLQSSNYTGAGVAVCVGDTGIDGNHPEFQRRLQGFKNFVTSETNRNDAYQLNDVSHHGTHVSGTIFAQYGAGTGASGLQSGESSNGVGGVATGAHLYMARVLGDTGSGSSSQIINGVNWCAAQLKSKGGTEAHVVISLSLGGGSASQTEQRAYTAAYNSGALIVAATGNDGAAVSYPAAYTNVLAVGAIDDTGTVASFSNFGSKVALVGPGVHVLSSVPLGQGSAASASATGVAAFTDVSGADKSGRGTFSGNIVAAGAGTGTAGSNEFCGTSTRNTALSGNIALIGRGTCSFEEKVANAVASGAKGVMVYNNVAGALGMSLTNSYSIPVVGITQTDGKATLAKLPTTGTVAVTAADYEYFDGTSMATPHVSAAAAVVWAAKPTLTPAQLTTQLTSTATDLGAAGKDNYYGYGLVNPLKAITGN, encoded by the coding sequence ATGAAGAACGCCCGTTCCCTGCCCTATGCCTTGACCACCCTTGCCCTGATCCTGGCCGCCTGCGGACAGCCCAGCACTCCGTCTGTTCCCTCCGCCACTGCCCCGCAGCCCAGCACCAGCACGCCGGCGCCGGTGGCCACCACTGACCCCGCCGAGCCGGACGCCTACCTGGTGGGCTTCCGGCAGGGGGGCATCGCCGCGCTCTCGGTGAACTCCCAGGCGCAGCGGGTGGAGCAGGCGGGCGGCCAGGTGCGGGCACAGTGGGGCAACCTCGCGGCGGTGGCGGCCCGGCTGACCCCGGCACAGGTGGCGAAGCTGAAGGCCGATCCCAGCGTGGAGTACGTGGAGCCGGACTACCAGCGGCACGCGCTGGGCATGCGGAGCGGCGCCACCGACGCGCAGGCGGCCAAAGGCAAGCCGGCCCCAGCTCCCGCTCCCACCCCTGCCCCCGTCAGCACCTCGTCTACCCCGCTGTGGACGGCCAATGGCGAGACCACCTGGGGCGACACGGCCCTGCGGGTGCCGAGTCTGCAGAGCAGCAACTACACCGGGGCCGGCGTGGCGGTCTGCGTGGGCGACACCGGCATCGACGGCAACCACCCGGAGTTCCAGCGCCGCCTCCAAGGCTTCAAGAACTTCGTGACCAGCGAGACGAACCGCAACGACGCCTACCAGCTCAACGACGTGTCGCACCACGGCACCCACGTGTCCGGCACCATCTTCGCGCAGTACGGCGCCGGCACCGGCGCCAGCGGCCTGCAGTCGGGCGAGAGCAGCAACGGGGTGGGTGGGGTGGCCACCGGCGCGCACCTCTACATGGCGCGCGTGCTGGGCGACACCGGCAGCGGCAGCAGCAGCCAGATCATTAACGGCGTGAACTGGTGCGCGGCGCAGCTCAAGAGCAAGGGCGGCACCGAGGCTCACGTGGTGATCAGCCTCTCGCTGGGCGGCGGCAGCGCCAGCCAGACCGAGCAGCGCGCCTACACCGCCGCCTACAACTCAGGCGCCCTGATCGTGGCGGCCACCGGCAACGACGGCGCGGCGGTGAGCTACCCGGCCGCCTACACCAACGTGCTGGCGGTGGGCGCCATTGACGACACCGGCACGGTGGCGAGCTTCAGCAACTTCGGCAGCAAGGTGGCGCTGGTCGGACCGGGCGTGCACGTGCTCTCCAGCGTGCCGCTGGGCCAGGGCAGCGCAGCCTCGGCCAGTGCGACGGGCGTGGCGGCCTTCACCGACGTGAGCGGCGCGGACAAGAGCGGCAGGGGCACCTTCAGCGGCAACATCGTGGCCGCCGGCGCCGGCACCGGCACCGCCGGGAGCAACGAGTTCTGCGGCACCAGCACCCGCAACACGGCGCTGAGCGGCAACATCGCCCTGATCGGGCGCGGCACCTGCAGCTTCGAGGAGAAGGTGGCCAACGCGGTGGCCAGCGGCGCCAAGGGCGTCATGGTCTACAACAACGTGGCCGGAGCGCTGGGCATGAGCCTCACCAACAGCTACAGCATCCCGGTGGTGGGCATCACCCAGACCGACGGCAAGGCCACCCTGGCCAAGCTGCCGACCACCGGCACGGTGGCCGTGACCGCCGCCGACTACGAGTACTTCGACGGCACCAGCATGGCGACCCCGCACGTCAGCGCCGCGGCCGCCGTGGTGTGGGCCGCCAAGCCCACCCTGACGCCGGCCCAGCTGACCACCCAGCTGACCAGCACCGCCACCGACCTGGGCGCGGCCGGCAAGGACAACTACTACGGCTACGGCCTGGTGAACCCGCTCAAGGCCATCACCGGCAACTGA
- a CDS encoding PEGA domain-containing protein, which translates to MRRSAVPLLLASLGLTACAPAALRGQPGARLQLSTTFPVPEVRPGYFRRPGPVAVQATSNADAYVYGLLLPEHGATQLLAPADGPFTRAGVQRQLALPPLSGFTQLFTVASQQPLDLQGAVGTTSVSALGAAVAAATRTLPAGSWNVATDVFRVSDFGTLSVTGSPLDARVTVNGEVLGRTPLTDVPVPAGSVTVRVERDGYVTFTQTVTINPDQRLTLTPALRPVPLRLGRLVVESSVPASVALDEVPLGVTPLLVQVKAGNHTLLISPLDGQPGQRLPVSLRSGATLTVGCDAASGSFTCTLR; encoded by the coding sequence ATGCGCCGCTCTGCCGTGCCCCTGCTGCTCGCCAGCCTGGGGCTGACCGCCTGCGCGCCCGCGGCCCTGCGGGGCCAGCCGGGTGCCCGTCTTCAGCTGTCCACCACCTTCCCTGTGCCGGAGGTGCGCCCCGGGTACTTCCGCCGGCCCGGTCCTGTGGCCGTGCAGGCCACGTCCAACGCGGACGCCTACGTGTACGGCCTGCTGCTCCCCGAGCACGGAGCCACCCAGCTGCTCGCTCCTGCGGATGGCCCCTTCACCCGCGCGGGCGTGCAGCGGCAGCTGGCTCTGCCCCCGCTGTCCGGCTTCACCCAGCTGTTCACGGTGGCGAGTCAGCAGCCGCTGGACCTGCAGGGCGCGGTGGGCACCACCAGCGTGAGTGCGCTGGGCGCGGCGGTGGCGGCGGCCACCCGCACCCTGCCCGCCGGCAGCTGGAACGTGGCCACCGACGTGTTCCGGGTCAGCGACTTCGGAACGCTGAGCGTGACCGGCTCACCGCTGGACGCGCGGGTCACAGTGAACGGCGAGGTGCTGGGCCGCACCCCGCTGACGGACGTGCCGGTGCCGGCCGGCAGCGTGACGGTGCGGGTGGAGCGTGACGGCTACGTCACCTTTACCCAGACCGTCACGATTAACCCGGACCAGCGCCTGACCTTGACCCCGGCGCTGCGCCCGGTGCCATTGCGGCTGGGACGGCTGGTGGTGGAGAGCAGTGTGCCGGCGAGCGTGGCGCTGGATGAGGTGCCGCTGGGGGTCACGCCGCTGCTGGTCCAGGTCAAGGCCGGCAACCATACTCTGCTGATCAGCCCGCTGGACGGCCAGCCCGGCCAGCGCCTGCCCGTGAGCCTCCGCAGCGGGGCCACCCTGACGGTCGGGTGCGACGCGGCGAGCGGCAGCTTCACCTGCACCCTGCGGTAA
- a CDS encoding threonine aldolase family protein, which produces MTVSSDQPIIDLRSDTVTTPTPEMRRAMAEALVGDDVYAEDPTVNELQAEAAQLLGFEAGLFMPSGTMTNQVAIAVHTQRGEEVICAEGSHIYEWELGMMATFSGVVPRFVPAPGGVPDPEQLRRAVRRSIHQSPSGLISLENTHNKAGGTVLPLEVIRGAREVASSEGLPLHLDGARVMNAAAALNVPVREITQHFDSVSLCLSKGLGAPVGSVLLGSRAFIGRAHRYRKMMGGGMRQAGILAAAGLIALREGPAKLQDDHRRARVLAEALLNAGHDVDLNTVQTNMIYATIPDAQTHVDRWAAQGLRSSALEPDRVRFVFHHQITDELLERAVAIVGGQAS; this is translated from the coding sequence ATGACCGTTTCCAGCGACCAGCCGATCATCGACCTCAGAAGCGACACCGTCACCACCCCTACCCCGGAGATGCGCCGGGCGATGGCCGAAGCGCTGGTGGGCGACGACGTGTACGCCGAGGACCCCACCGTCAACGAACTGCAGGCGGAGGCCGCTCAGCTGCTCGGCTTCGAGGCGGGCCTCTTCATGCCGTCCGGCACCATGACCAACCAGGTGGCCATCGCGGTGCACACCCAGCGTGGCGAGGAGGTCATCTGTGCCGAGGGCAGCCACATCTACGAGTGGGAGCTGGGCATGATGGCCACCTTCAGCGGCGTGGTCCCGCGCTTCGTGCCGGCCCCCGGCGGCGTGCCGGACCCGGAGCAGCTGCGGCGGGCGGTGCGGCGCAGCATCCACCAGTCGCCCAGCGGCCTGATCAGCCTGGAGAACACCCACAACAAGGCGGGCGGGACGGTGCTGCCGCTGGAGGTGATCCGTGGCGCCCGTGAGGTGGCGAGCAGCGAAGGGCTGCCGCTCCACCTGGACGGCGCCCGCGTGATGAACGCGGCGGCGGCGCTGAATGTTCCGGTGCGCGAGATCACCCAGCACTTCGACTCGGTCAGCCTGTGCCTCTCCAAGGGGCTGGGCGCCCCGGTGGGGAGTGTGCTACTGGGCAGCCGCGCTTTCATCGGGCGGGCGCACCGCTACCGCAAGATGATGGGCGGCGGCATGCGGCAGGCGGGAATTCTGGCCGCCGCCGGCCTGATCGCGCTGCGCGAGGGGCCGGCCAAGCTGCAGGATGACCACCGCCGGGCGCGGGTGCTGGCCGAGGCGCTGCTGAACGCGGGCCACGACGTGGACCTGAACACCGTGCAGACCAACATGATCTACGCGACCATCCCGGACGCCCAGACGCACGTGGACCGCTGGGCGGCCCAGGGGCTGCGCTCGTCGGCCCTGGAGCCCGACCGGGTGCGCTTCGTATTCCACCACCAGATCACCGATGAGCTGCTGGAGCGGGCGGTGGCCATCGTGGGCGGTCAGGCCAGCTGA